In bacterium, a genomic segment contains:
- a CDS encoding SprT family zinc-dependent metalloprotease, with translation MKKYIELRGEKIEYILKISVRARRIRFAIYGGGRFVVTVPRKFRESDLERFMREKAGWILEKTAEFKDFKKPLSFPNERHAYLTHRQTALEMVRKRLEYYNNIYNFAFNKIRVKSQQTCWGSCSRRKNLNFNFKLAFLPEHIVDYVVVHELCHLGEMNHSKNFWNLVAKTIPDYLRIRKELRRHSLGC, from the coding sequence ATGAAAAAATATATTGAACTTCGCGGCGAAAAGATAGAGTATATTTTAAAAATAAGCGTTCGCGCGAGAAGAATAAGATTCGCGATCTATGGCGGCGGGAGATTTGTGGTGACTGTGCCGCGCAAATTCAGAGAATCAGATCTGGAAAGATTTATGCGCGAGAAAGCGGGTTGGATTTTGGAAAAAACCGCCGAGTTTAAGGATTTTAAAAAACCTTTATCTTTTCCAAACGAAAGGCATGCTTATCTGACCCATCGCCAGACAGCCTTGGAGATGGTGCGAAAGCGTTTGGAATATTATAATAATATTTATAATTTTGCTTTTAATAAAATTCGGGTAAAAAGCCAGCAAACTTGCTGGGGAAGCTGTTCAAGAAGGAAAAATCTTAATTTTAATTTTAAGCTGGCGTTTCTTCCCGAACACATAGTTGATTATGTCGTGGTGCATGAATTATGCCATTTGGGAGAAATGAATCATTCGAAAAATTTTTGGAATTTAGTCGCGAAAACAATTCCGGATTATTTGCGAATTAGGAAAGAATTAAGGCGGCATAGTTTAGGGTGTTGA
- the gatA gene encoding Asp-tRNA(Asn)/Glu-tRNA(Gln) amidotransferase subunit GatA has protein sequence MNLTDITIEQAHSGLVKREFSALELVKSCLTRIKSIDSKTKSFITVTEEKALSDAKKADKEINQLLEDGEEIDFLTGIPVAIKDNILVKGILCTASSNILANYVAPYNATVVEKIKNKKGIILGKVNLDAFAHGASTENSDFGPTHNPWDLDRTPGGSSGGSAASVAAGEALYALGTDTGGSIRCPASFCGVVGLKPSYGRISRYGLISMTSSTDCPGIITKTVKDAAIVLERLAGQDKKDLTTPNIAVFDYVKYLDKENINGLKIGVPDEYFAEGLDPEVLKAVREAIALLEEKGAKAIPVSLPNTKYAVPVYYIITPAEVSSNLARFDGIRYGYSVENDGKYSSEIKNLWEVYLKSRRYGFGDEAKRRIMLGTYTLSAGYYDAYYLKAQKVRTLIKKDFDEAFKEVDCLITPTAPHVAFKIGSRATPLEMYLEDIFVSAVSLAGLPAISIPCGFAKPKDGDIPMPIGMQIIGKGFDEQTVLSVANIYEKATDWHKARPKLK, from the coding sequence ATGAATTTAACTGACATAACAATTGAACAGGCGCATTCTGGCTTGGTAAAGCGAGAATTTTCTGCCTTAGAGTTGGTAAAAAGCTGTTTGACGCGAATTAAAAGCATTGACAGCAAGACAAAATCTTTTATTACGGTTACCGAAGAAAAAGCGTTAAGTGACGCAAAAAAAGCGGATAAAGAGATTAATCAATTATTGGAAGACGGGGAAGAGATTGATTTTTTGACGGGAATTCCGGTGGCAATAAAAGATAATATTTTGGTAAAAGGAATTTTATGCACCGCTTCTTCCAATATTCTGGCAAATTATGTTGCTCCTTATAACGCGACAGTGGTTGAAAAGATAAAGAATAAAAAAGGAATTATTCTCGGCAAAGTTAATCTGGATGCTTTTGCGCATGGAGCTTCGACAGAAAATTCCGATTTTGGCCCGACTCATAATCCTTGGGACTTAGACAGAACTCCGGGCGGGTCATCCGGCGGATCAGCCGCCAGTGTGGCCGCCGGCGAGGCTTTATACGCTTTGGGAACGGATACGGGAGGTTCAATAAGATGTCCGGCGTCATTTTGCGGCGTGGTCGGATTAAAGCCCAGTTATGGCCGAATATCCCGTTATGGCTTGATTAGCATGACTTCATCCACCGATTGCCCGGGAATTATCACTAAGACAGTAAAAGACGCGGCGATAGTTTTGGAACGTTTGGCGGGTCAGGATAAAAAAGACCTGACAACGCCGAATATCGCGGTGTTTGATTATGTAAAATATTTGGATAAGGAAAATATTAACGGCTTGAAGATCGGCGTGCCCGATGAGTATTTTGCCGAAGGATTAGATCCGGAAGTTTTGAAAGCGGTTAGGGAAGCCATCGCGCTTTTGGAAGAAAAAGGCGCAAAGGCAATTCCTGTCAGTTTGCCCAATACAAAATATGCTGTTCCGGTTTATTATATTATCACTCCCGCCGAAGTTAGCTCGAATTTGGCGCGTTTTGACGGGATAAGGTATGGTTACTCGGTGGAGAACGACGGCAAGTATAGCTCGGAAATAAAAAATCTTTGGGAAGTTTATTTAAAAAGCCGGCGATATGGGTTTGGCGATGAAGCCAAAAGAAGAATAATGCTGGGAACCTATACGCTTTCCGCCGGTTATTACGATGCGTATTATTTAAAAGCGCAAAAAGTCAGGACTTTGATCAAAAAAGATTTTGATGAGGCTTTTAAAGAAGTTGATTGCCTGATAACCCCAACCGCGCCTCATGTGGCTTTCAAGATCGGCTCAAGAGCTACTCCTCTGGAGATGTATTTGGAAGATATTTTTGTCAGCGCGGTGTCGCTGGCCGGCCTTCCGGCAATTTCCATTCCTTGCGGTTTTGCCAAGCCTAAGGACGGGGATATTCCTATGCCGATCGGCATGCAGATAATCGGAAAAGGCTTTGATGAGCAAACTGTCTTATCGGTGGCTAATATTTACGAAAAAGCGACGGACTGGCATAAAGCGAGGCCGAAATTAAAATAA
- the pheS gene encoding phenylalanine--tRNA ligase subunit alpha, whose translation MSIIEEIEKIKSFALEEISKAQEINGLENLRVKYLGRNGDLTHILRSLEKYPLSDRKNIGKLANEIRLILEKQMNEKKKYLENLKYGKILESEKLDVTASVNKISAGHLHPITQTLKKAEKIFSFLGFEIVEGPEIETEFYNFDALNIPASHPARDMWDTFWLRGNHEIPNPKSQIPNKSERLLMRTHTSPMQVRYMQKNKPPFRIIVPGRVFRHEATDARHASTFFQLEGLMVGEDINIANIKSVFETFFSNFFEADVKIRLRPSYFPFVEPGLEGDVSCMICQGKGCRLCKGTGWLEIFGAGMVNQKVFTAAGYPKNKYQGFAFGFGLDRFPMMLHGIDDIRLFHSGDLRFLKQF comes from the coding sequence ATGAGTATAATAGAAGAAATCGAAAAAATTAAATCATTCGCCTTGGAAGAAATTTCCAAAGCGCAGGAAATAAACGGATTGGAAAATCTGCGGGTTAAGTATTTGGGCCGCAATGGTGATTTGACGCATATTCTCAGAAGTCTCGAAAAATATCCGCTGAGCGACAGAAAAAACATCGGCAAGCTTGCTAATGAGATCAGGTTGATATTAGAGAAACAGATGAATGAAAAGAAAAAATATTTGGAAAATCTCAAATACGGGAAAATACTTGAAAGCGAAAAGCTTGACGTAACCGCTTCGGTAAATAAAATTTCTGCCGGGCATTTGCACCCGATCACTCAAACTTTAAAAAAAGCGGAAAAAATATTTTCTTTTCTCGGTTTTGAGATCGTGGAGGGTCCGGAGATAGAAACCGAGTTTTACAATTTTGACGCGTTGAATATTCCTGCCAGCCATCCGGCGAGGGATATGTGGGATACGTTCTGGTTGCGCGGCAACCATGAAATCCCAAATCCCAAATCCCAAATCCCAAACAAATCAGAAAGATTATTGATGCGGACTCATACTTCGCCGATGCAAGTAAGATATATGCAAAAAAATAAACCGCCTTTCAGGATTATTGTTCCAGGCAGGGTTTTCCGCCATGAAGCGACAGACGCGCGGCACGCATCGACTTTTTTTCAGCTGGAAGGATTGATGGTGGGAGAGGATATAAATATAGCCAATATTAAAAGTGTTTTTGAAACATTCTTTAGTAATTTTTTTGAGGCTGATGTGAAAATAAGATTACGGCCGAGCTATTTTCCTTTTGTCGAGCCCGGACTGGAAGGAGATGTCAGTTGCATGATCTGCCAGGGAAAAGGCTGCCGGCTTTGCAAAGGAACCGGATGGCTTGAGATTTTTGGCGCGGGAATGGTCAATCAAAAAGTTTTTACCGCCGCCGGATATCCGAAAAATAAATATCAAGGGTTTGCTTTTGGTTTTGGTTTGGATCGGTTTCCGATGATGCTGCATGGCATTGATGACATTAGATTATTTCACAGCGGCGATTTGAGATTTTTGAAACAGTTTTAG
- the pheT gene encoding phenylalanine--tRNA ligase subunit beta: MKFSYNWLKEYVDIKESPEKLAEVLTMHSFEAEGVEKMDKGLEKVIVGKVLEIKKHPNADRLTVATVNTGKKVLEIVCGAPNVAAGQKVAVALVGAELPNGIKIEEREVRGVKSYGMICAEDELGLGVNHAGIFVLPASTSASLGGPASPVGGPEEAKIGMSVARFLNLEDTLIDLNILPDRAHDALSYWGIAQEIAAVLARKTKKGIYDGAKSEFAENKKESVKKIIDVNIQDKKLCRRYSARVIKNVLVAPAPLWIQNKLKLSSIRPINNLVDIANLVMLETGQPLHIFDFDKIESKKIIVRKAKKGEKISALDGKEYILNENNLVIADIKKPLAIAGIMGGEYSSVTNKTKNIVIEAASFDPVNIRQSSRSLGLVSDSSYRFEREMDRNLTLIALNRAAELIQEISGGEVMRGVIDAYHAKTRPIKIKLELLAVEKLLGVKIPAENIIKILNDLGLKARKIKKETLEIIVPTRRLDITGPIEVIREIGRIYGYQKIVPAPPKVDLFLPEINLAVSYRNKMKNALIANGFTETYNDSFIGEKDLSNAGTGSKHHLELANPLNPEHKYLRLSLIPSVLNNISDNSRTLADEKIKIFELGKVYYRNYMGNNTCALDGSFAPGASGVDEKFMLTGVIYDKNSKELFYQTKETVELLLNFLGIKNAVYSSVSEQCAHMPVWHLGRTAFLSVNGSVVGIMGEIDPRIRENFKIEGRVGLFNLDFKKIAAIAAAEKITYKKFSKFPGVKLDIAVLAPKNILWSQIEKAVYGAGSGLVRNIELFDIYEGKNIITDNLAGKRSLAFHIVFQSPEKTLKDEEVKKVMDKIIAELKNKLGVSLRV; the protein is encoded by the coding sequence ATGAAATTTTCCTATAATTGGCTGAAAGAATACGTTGACATCAAAGAATCGCCGGAAAAACTGGCTGAAGTTTTGACAATGCATTCTTTTGAAGCGGAAGGGGTTGAAAAGATGGATAAAGGTCTGGAAAAGGTTATTGTTGGCAAGGTCTTAGAAATCAAAAAACACCCTAATGCCGATAGATTGACGGTTGCAACGGTAAACACGGGCAAGAAAGTTTTAGAGATAGTCTGCGGCGCTCCCAATGTGGCGGCAGGGCAAAAAGTAGCCGTGGCATTAGTTGGCGCGGAACTCCCCAATGGCATAAAAATTGAAGAGCGGGAGGTGAGGGGAGTAAAATCTTATGGTATGATCTGCGCGGAGGACGAGTTAGGTCTGGGCGTTAATCACGCGGGAATTTTTGTTTTGCCTGCCTCGACTAGCGCGAGTCTAGGCGGGCCTGCCTCGCCGGTAGGCGGGCCGGAGGAGGCTAAGATCGGAATGTCCGTTGCTCGTTTTTTGAATTTAGAAGATACGCTTATAGATCTGAATATTTTGCCTGACAGAGCTCATGATGCTTTGAGTTATTGGGGCATCGCTCAGGAAATTGCGGCTGTGCTTGCCAGGAAGACGAAAAAAGGGATCTATGATGGCGCTAAGAGTGAATTCGCGGAAAATAAAAAAGAAAGCGTAAAAAAAATAATTGACGTGAATATACAGGATAAAAAATTATGCCGCCGCTATTCAGCCAGAGTGATTAAAAATGTATTGGTGGCGCCCGCGCCGCTTTGGATCCAAAATAAGCTGAAATTGTCATCCATCAGGCCAATCAATAATTTGGTGGATATCGCCAATTTGGTGATGCTGGAAACAGGGCAACCTTTGCATATATTTGATTTTGACAAAATTGAATCGAAAAAAATCATTGTGCGGAAGGCGAAAAAAGGCGAGAAAATATCGGCACTGGACGGAAAAGAATATATATTGAACGAGAACAATCTGGTTATTGCCGATATTAAAAAACCGCTGGCTATTGCCGGAATTATGGGCGGGGAATATTCCAGTGTAACAAATAAAACAAAAAATATTGTGATCGAAGCGGCGAGTTTTGATCCTGTGAATATTCGGCAATCTTCGAGATCCTTAGGGTTAGTTTCAGATTCTTCTTATCGTTTTGAGCGGGAAATGGACAGGAATTTGACATTGATAGCGTTAAACAGAGCAGCTGAATTGATCCAGGAAATTTCCGGCGGCGAGGTTATGCGCGGCGTGATCGATGCTTATCACGCGAAAACCAGGCCGATAAAAATAAAGCTTGAGCTACTCGCGGTGGAGAAACTTTTGGGCGTTAAAATTCCCGCGGAAAACATTATCAAAATTTTAAATGATCTGGGATTAAAAGCGCGAAAAATTAAAAAAGAAACTTTGGAAATTATCGTGCCGACTAGAAGATTGGATATTACGGGGCCGATAGAAGTAATTCGCGAGATAGGCAGGATCTATGGCTACCAGAAGATTGTTCCGGCGCCGCCGAAAGTGGATTTATTTTTGCCGGAAATAAATTTGGCCGTAAGCTATCGGAACAAGATGAAAAACGCGCTGATCGCCAATGGTTTTACCGAAACATATAACGATTCATTTATCGGAGAAAAAGATCTATCCAACGCGGGTACGGGCAGTAAGCATCATTTGGAGCTGGCCAACCCTCTTAATCCGGAGCATAAATATTTACGCTTGAGCCTGATTCCCTCCGTCCTGAATAATATATCGGATAATAGCCGGACTTTGGCGGATGAAAAAATAAAAATTTTTGAACTGGGAAAAGTTTATTATCGAAATTATATGGGCAATAATACTTGCGCTCTTGATGGATCGTTTGCGCCGGGCGCGAGCGGCGTTGACGAAAAATTTATGCTGACCGGGGTAATTTATGATAAAAATTCCAAAGAGCTGTTCTATCAAACAAAAGAAACAGTGGAATTGCTATTGAATTTTTTGGGAATAAAAAACGCCGTATATTCTTCTGTCTCGGAGCAATGCGCGCATATGCCGGTTTGGCATTTGGGACGGACTGCATTTTTATCAGTTAACGGGAGCGTTGTCGGTATTATGGGCGAAATAGATCCGAGAATAAGAGAAAATTTTAAAATCGAAGGAAGAGTCGGATTGTTCAATCTGGATTTTAAAAAGATCGCGGCGATCGCCGCCGCCGAAAAAATTACTTATAAGAAATTTTCTAAATTTCCGGGCGTTAAGCTGGATATTGCCGTATTGGCGCCGAAAAACATTTTATGGAGTCAGATCGAAAAAGCGGTTTATGGCGCGGGAAGCGGATTGGTCAGGAATATTGAATTGTTCGATATTTACGAAGGAAAAAACATTATTACCGATAATTTAGCCGGCAAGAGAAGTCTGGCTTTCCATATTGTTTTTCAGTCGCCGGAAAAAACCCTGAAAGACGAAGAAGTAAAGAAAGTTATGGATAAAATAATCGCGGAATTAAAAAATAAACTCGGCGTAAGCCTGAGAGTATAA
- a CDS encoding ABC-F family ATP-binding cassette domain-containing protein → MLKSDIEVNYEYIDEPLVILNDISMKFLGQEVFSDVEMVVNSGDRIAIIGPNGAGKSTLLKIIIGLFQPDSGSVARYRDIRFGYLPQETHWDSLDNEILKEAKTADSKICDLINKKKEYEALIANTKRKDLKAKVAEYGAVSHLYESSKGYEYERQVEETLKKFNFPEKDWKRKVKSLSGGERTRLALAKIILCRPNILILDEPTNHLDLETIEWLESFLAEWQMALIVVSHDHQFLDKICDKTYELNKTGIEKYFCNYSEYLIQKAENLKKQEEAFKRQEKYLSQQSEFIERFRYKATKTRQVHSRIKLLDKMEKIEDPETAKKKIKVKLKDSEGLPAKVLEIEDLMVGAKDMPLLTMEGVWEVEKNDKIGIIGPNGAGKSTLLKTLVYKEKALEGKIKFFGNTKIGYYAQAHEELDPDKNILDEVRSKTEVADGAIRSILGSLLFSGEDAFKLVGALSGGERARVAIAELILNNSNILLLDEPTNHLDLASKDAVAEVLKNFKGPIIMVSHDRHVLNKVVNIIWEVGNNEVKKYLGNYEDYKYKLKH, encoded by the coding sequence ATGTTGAAAAGTGATATTGAAGTTAATTATGAATATATTGATGAACCATTGGTGATATTGAACGACATCTCAATGAAGTTTTTGGGACAGGAAGTTTTTTCCGATGTCGAGATGGTGGTGAATAGCGGAGATAGGATTGCGATAATCGGTCCGAATGGCGCGGGAAAAAGCACTTTGCTTAAAATAATCATCGGATTGTTCCAGCCGGATAGCGGGTCTGTTGCCAGATATCGAGATATTCGTTTTGGCTATTTGCCGCAAGAAACGCACTGGGATTCTTTGGATAATGAAATATTGAAAGAAGCAAAAACCGCCGATTCCAAGATTTGCGATCTGATAAATAAAAAGAAAGAATACGAAGCGCTGATCGCGAACACGAAAAGAAAAGATTTGAAAGCAAAAGTTGCCGAGTATGGCGCAGTGAGCCATTTATACGAATCGAGCAAGGGTTATGAATATGAAAGGCAGGTGGAAGAAACCTTGAAAAAATTCAATTTTCCTGAAAAAGACTGGAAAAGAAAAGTTAAATCTCTAAGCGGCGGAGAACGCACTCGCCTGGCATTGGCAAAAATTATTTTATGCCGGCCGAATATCCTGATTTTGGACGAACCGACCAATCATCTTGATTTGGAAACAATCGAATGGCTGGAAAGTTTTTTAGCTGAATGGCAGATGGCGCTGATCGTAGTTTCCCATGATCATCAGTTCTTGGATAAGATATGCGACAAGACCTATGAGCTTAATAAAACCGGAATTGAAAAATATTTCTGTAATTATTCGGAGTATCTGATTCAGAAAGCGGAAAATCTCAAGAAACAAGAGGAAGCTTTTAAGAGGCAAGAAAAATATTTATCTCAGCAGTCAGAATTTATTGAGCGATTCAGATATAAAGCTACAAAAACAAGGCAAGTGCACAGCAGGATTAAATTACTTGATAAGATGGAAAAAATAGAAGATCCCGAAACGGCGAAGAAAAAAATTAAAGTCAAGCTGAAAGATTCGGAAGGATTGCCGGCAAAAGTTTTGGAAATTGAAGATCTGATGGTTGGGGCAAAAGATATGCCATTATTGACAATGGAAGGAGTTTGGGAGGTTGAAAAGAACGATAAGATTGGTATAATCGGGCCGAACGGCGCGGGAAAATCGACGCTTCTGAAAACGCTGGTTTATAAAGAAAAAGCCCTGGAAGGAAAAATAAAGTTTTTTGGAAATACTAAAATAGGTTACTATGCTCAAGCGCACGAAGAGCTTGATCCTGATAAGAATATTTTGGATGAAGTGCGGTCGAAAACCGAAGTCGCCGATGGGGCGATCCGGAGTATTCTTGGTTCTTTGCTTTTTTCCGGGGAAGATGCTTTTAAACTGGTTGGGGCTTTGAGCGGAGGCGAGCGGGCCAGAGTGGCAATTGCCGAATTGATCCTGAATAATTCCAATATTCTTTTGCTTGATGAACCGACCAATCATTTGGACCTGGCCAGCAAAGACGCGGTGGCGGAGGTTCTGAAAAATTTTAAAGGTCCGATCATTATGGTTTCTCATGACAGGCATGTTCTGAATAAAGTCGTTAATATCATTTGGGAGGTCGGGAACAACGAAGTCAAGAAATATCTTGGAAATTACGAAGATTATAAGTATAAGTTAAAACATTAA
- the dinD gene encoding DNA damage-inducible protein D has protein sequence MEKQLIVRLHKNFEDCAHEKDGVEFWYARELQGLLGYDKWSNFENVINKAKTACETAKQKVSDHFADAGKTIPMPKGASKEIADIMLTRYACYLIAQNGDPRKDEIAFAMTYFAVQTRKQEIVEQRLAQWERVHAREKLSISEKELSGVLFERGVDGQGFARIRSKGDQALFGGYNTQEMKKKLGIPDKRPLADFLPSVTIKAKDLATEITSFNLKKDQALKGETPITSEHVKNNKNMRDMLVKSGIRPEALPPEEDTKKLERKLKSEDKKLPKAVKKLKEEN, from the coding sequence ATGGAAAAACAACTAATTGTTAGGTTGCATAAAAATTTTGAAGATTGCGCTCATGAAAAAGACGGGGTGGAGTTTTGGTATGCTCGTGAACTGCAAGGATTATTGGGTTATGACAAATGGAGCAATTTTGAAAATGTTATCAATAAAGCAAAAACAGCTTGTGAAACCGCTAAGCAAAAGGTTTCCGATCATTTTGCCGACGCCGGCAAAACGATACCGATGCCTAAAGGAGCTAGCAAAGAAATAGCCGATATTATGTTAACTCGCTACGCCTGTTATCTTATAGCTCAGAATGGTGATCCACGAAAAGATGAGATTGCTTTTGCTATGACTTATTTTGCCGTCCAAACCAGAAAACAGGAAATCGTGGAACAGCGTTTGGCGCAATGGGAGCGAGTGCACGCCAGAGAGAAACTTTCAATTTCTGAAAAGGAACTTTCTGGGGTTTTATTTGAGCGTGGTGTTGACGGCCAAGGATTTGCTAGAATTCGCAGCAAAGGCGATCAAGCTTTGTTTGGCGGATACAATACTCAAGAGATGAAAAAGAAACTCGGCATACCGGATAAACGGCCGCTGGCGGATTTTTTGCCGAGCGTTACTATAAAAGCTAAAGATCTGGCTACTGAAATTACCAGTTTTAATTTAAAGAAAGACCAAGCGCTTAAAGGCGAAACGCCAATTACTTCGGAGCATGTAAAGAATAATAAAAATATGCGGGATATGCTTGTTAAAAGCGGTATTCGTCCGGAAGCTTTGCCGCCGGAAGAGGATACAAAAAAACTTGAGCGAAAATTAAAGTCGGAAGACAAAAAATTACCCAAAGCGGTTAAGAAATTGAAAGAGGAAAATTAA
- the gyrB gene encoding DNA topoisomerase (ATP-hydrolyzing) subunit B → MVNSKNEKAAANKGEYTAKQIQVLEGLEPVRKRPGMYIGGTSLEGLHHLVWEVVDNSIDEAMAGYAKNIIVELLPGNQVRVADDGRGIPVDKHAQTKKSALETVMTMLHAGGKFGGEGYKVSGGLHGVGVSVVNALSSWLRVEVKRNDKIYAQEYKKGKPSFEVKVVGKVEKDETGTTVIFEPDSEIFPEIKFDYNKILSHLRQQAYLTKGVHISVFDRREVAVGKKVTEEAPDLSYAHSFYFEGGVRTYVRYLNSGKKVIHPTVFYYEKSGEDTSCEIAFQYNEHFNENIYTFANTIYTVDGGTHLVGFKSALTRAVNDYARAQSYLKEKDENLTSDDMKEGLTAVVSVKLREPQFEGQTKAKLGNVEIKSFVSSVCLEGLKDFFDTHPADAKEIIGKGLLSARARMAARAARDSVIRKGLLEGLALPGKLADCSERDATKSEIFIVEGDSAGGSAKQGRDRRFQAILPLRGKILNVERARIDKMIANNEVKSLIIALGTGIGDQFDIKNLRYGKVVIMTDADVDGAHIRTLLLTLFYRHFNGLVGAGNIFIAQPPLYRVSHGKTFRYAYSDEEKDKHIKDLLSEKKAKGEKAEVVETETDVPEAAEENEKDVIKGISIQRYKGLGEMNPAQLWDTTMDPAKRFMRKVTVEDAAAADQVFDILMGSEVEPRKKFIQTHAKAVKNLDV, encoded by the coding sequence ATGGTAAACAGTAAAAATGAAAAAGCGGCAGCGAATAAAGGCGAATATACCGCCAAACAGATCCAGGTTTTGGAAGGTCTTGAACCTGTCCGAAAGCGCCCCGGTATGTATATCGGCGGAACCAGCTTGGAAGGGTTGCATCATTTGGTCTGGGAAGTTGTCGATAATTCCATTGATGAGGCGATGGCCGGATACGCTAAAAATATTATCGTTGAATTATTGCCCGGCAATCAGGTGAGAGTGGCGGATGATGGACGCGGCATTCCCGTGGATAAGCACGCTCAGACCAAAAAATCAGCCTTGGAAACTGTTATGACCATGCTTCACGCCGGCGGAAAATTCGGCGGAGAAGGGTATAAAGTTTCCGGAGGTTTGCATGGAGTCGGCGTATCGGTAGTTAACGCGTTGAGCTCATGGCTCCGGGTGGAAGTAAAACGCAACGATAAGATCTACGCTCAGGAATATAAAAAAGGCAAGCCGTCTTTTGAGGTGAAAGTGGTTGGTAAGGTGGAAAAAGATGAAACCGGAACAACGGTGATCTTTGAGCCTGATTCGGAAATTTTTCCTGAGATAAAATTTGATTATAATAAGATATTGTCTCATCTTCGCCAGCAGGCATATCTGACCAAGGGAGTGCATATCAGCGTCTTCGACAGGAGAGAAGTAGCCGTTGGGAAAAAAGTAACGGAAGAAGCTCCTGATTTATCTTACGCGCATTCGTTCTATTTCGAGGGAGGCGTGCGCACTTATGTCCGATATCTTAACAGCGGGAAAAAAGTCATTCATCCGACAGTTTTTTATTACGAGAAAAGCGGCGAGGATACTTCTTGCGAGATCGCTTTCCAGTACAATGAGCATTTTAATGAAAATATTTATACTTTCGCCAACACCATTTATACCGTTGACGGGGGAACTCATTTGGTGGGTTTTAAATCGGCTTTGACGCGCGCGGTAAATGATTACGCCAGAGCGCAAAGCTACTTAAAAGAAAAGGATGAAAATCTTACTTCTGATGATATGAAGGAAGGTTTGACTGCGGTAGTTTCCGTGAAATTGAGAGAACCGCAATTTGAAGGCCAGACCAAGGCAAAACTGGGAAACGTTGAAATTAAATCATTCGTAAGCTCGGTGTGCCTGGAAGGATTAAAAGATTTTTTCGATACTCATCCGGCAGATGCCAAGGAAATTATCGGCAAGGGTTTGCTTTCTGCTCGGGCACGCATGGCGGCTAGAGCGGCTCGAGATTCAGTCATCAGAAAGGGTTTGCTGGAAGGTTTGGCATTGCCGGGAAAATTAGCCGATTGTTCGGAACGCGATGCGACAAAAAGCGAAATATTCATCGTTGAAGGAGATTCCGCAGGCGGCTCGGCTAAGCAAGGGCGCGACAGGAGATTTCAGGCGATCTTGCCTTTGCGGGGGAAAATTTTGAATGTCGAGCGTGCCAGAATAGATAAAATGATCGCCAACAATGAAGTTAAGTCTTTGATCATCGCTTTGGGCACGGGAATCGGCGACCAATTCGATATCAAAAATCTTCGTTACGGAAAAGTCGTGATTATGACCGATGCCGATGTTGATGGAGCGCATATTCGGACGTTGCTTCTGACGCTTTTTTATCGGCATTTCAATGGTTTGGTAGGCGCAGGCAATATTTTTATCGCTCAACCGCCGCTTTATCGGGTCAGCCACGGCAAGACTTTTCGCTATGCTTATTCCGATGAAGAGAAAGACAAGCATATTAAGGATCTTTTAAGCGAGAAAAAAGCAAAAGGCGAAAAAGCGGAAGTGGTGGAAACGGAAACCGATGTGCCGGAAGCTGCGGAAGAAAACGAAAAAGACGTAATAAAGGGAATTTCGATTCAGCGGTACAAAGGTTTGGGAGAAATGAACCCCGCGCAGCTTTGGGATACCACTATGGATCCGGCCAAGCGTTTTATGAGAAAAGTGACGGTTGAGGACGCGGCGGCGGCGGATCAGGTTTTTGATATCTTGATGGGATCGGAGGTGGAACCTCGCAAAAAATTCATCCAAACTCATGCCAAAGCGGTCAAGAATTTGGATGTATAG